In Vibrio cyclitrophicus, one genomic interval encodes:
- a CDS encoding EAL domain-containing protein: MHCSFNINNNNESLQLIYNEEKIYIKRDSNKISEETLNSKESFVFKYLIEHSSISNPQSARDVEESFKLHFDEEFSLYALKNIIASIRKKYRSLCKKAKVDNNSELISNLYKVGYFIDLDKSSTNRIAPKYDINQFKPSQFEMLKLMFNTYHRELIKALIAVFTISSFFLFVVYFFQILYTTKIANEYSENTKHIAAEVMDYGCVNHGAVHSLRHSLNLDSVVMTTPYGSCYISKTRSKMIEIDQVDDFYDSADFAYSRFIDTEHNIEMVARISKRSIEARYKNSLLPLLVDSISIQKNGYYILNLGEENKSIYQTQLPTGAIITFYSDDIVALWITLSLILATLLYRSYILGFVIYLFRWKHISFEEEPIINTEDNSVLYYELLSRVRNVGVLSFINTMRRTNLLTFHIILLIETVRKAKLNNSHEIYGVNVCPSALVGSNFARLRAHLAAMEANEFVVEITEYSNIGYGCEVIDNIKDIKKLGITIALDDFGTGNNNIEIINVISPTYLKLDRCFVKDIESGEHHQGVLLNISEIGRLSNITMIYEGVETRRQQYILCQLGYNLHQGYLYSRPNDSEEQ, translated from the coding sequence ATGCACTGTTCTTTCAATATAAATAACAATAATGAGAGCTTGCAACTGATCTACAATGAAGAAAAAATATACATCAAACGAGACAGTAATAAGATATCAGAGGAAACTCTTAATAGTAAAGAGAGTTTTGTTTTCAAATACCTTATTGAACACTCGTCAATATCAAACCCTCAATCTGCACGAGATGTTGAAGAATCTTTTAAATTACACTTTGACGAAGAGTTTAGCTTATACGCGTTAAAAAACATTATTGCTTCTATAAGAAAGAAATATCGAAGCTTATGCAAAAAAGCGAAGGTTGATAATAATAGCGAACTCATCTCTAACCTTTATAAGGTAGGTTACTTTATCGATCTCGATAAAAGCTCAACCAACCGTATCGCACCAAAGTACGACATCAACCAGTTCAAACCCAGCCAATTCGAGATGTTGAAACTGATGTTCAACACCTATCATCGAGAGCTGATCAAGGCTCTGATAGCCGTGTTCACCATCTCTTCCTTTTTCCTATTCGTTGTCTACTTTTTCCAAATCCTTTATACGACGAAAATTGCGAATGAATACAGTGAGAACACCAAACATATTGCAGCAGAAGTCATGGACTACGGTTGCGTTAACCACGGGGCTGTGCACTCGCTAAGGCACTCGCTCAACCTTGATTCTGTTGTCATGACTACACCTTATGGCTCGTGCTATATCTCTAAAACACGCTCTAAGATGATAGAGATTGATCAAGTAGATGACTTCTATGATAGCGCTGATTTTGCCTATTCACGCTTCATAGATACCGAGCATAATATTGAGATGGTTGCTCGAATATCTAAGCGCTCTATCGAAGCTCGGTACAAGAACTCACTATTGCCTCTATTGGTCGATTCTATCTCCATCCAGAAGAATGGTTACTACATCTTGAACCTTGGTGAGGAGAATAAATCTATCTATCAAACACAGCTTCCTACCGGTGCAATCATCACCTTCTATAGTGACGATATTGTTGCGCTGTGGATTACACTTTCTCTGATACTCGCCACACTGCTTTATCGCTCCTACATTCTGGGCTTTGTGATCTACCTGTTTCGTTGGAAACACATCTCCTTTGAAGAAGAGCCGATCATCAACACAGAAGACAACAGCGTTCTGTATTACGAATTGTTATCTCGAGTTCGTAACGTCGGCGTTTTAAGCTTCATCAACACCATGAGACGCACCAATTTACTCACCTTTCATATTATCTTGCTCATCGAGACGGTCAGAAAAGCCAAGTTAAACAACAGCCATGAGATCTATGGGGTCAACGTATGCCCGAGTGCTTTGGTAGGATCAAACTTTGCAAGGCTCAGAGCGCATTTAGCCGCGATGGAAGCGAACGAATTTGTCGTCGAGATTACTGAATATTCGAACATTGGCTATGGATGTGAGGTTATCGACAACATTAAGGATATCAAAAAGCTTGGCATCACTATCGCACTGGATGACTTTGGGACGGGCAATAACAACATCGAAATCATCAATGTCATCTCTCCTACCTATCTAAAACTGGATCGCTGTTTTGTTAAGGATATCGAGTCAGGAGAGCACCATCAGGGTGTATTGCTTAATATCTCTGAGATTGGACGCTTATCAAATATCACAATGATTTATGAAGGTGTTGAGACGCGCAGGCAGCAATATATCTTGTGTCAGCTAGGCTACAACTTACATCAAGGCTACCTATATAGCCGGCCCAATGACTCAGAGGAGCAATAA
- a CDS encoding type II secretion system protein yields MNRQNGFTLLELIISVLILAIVSATAMVKFLDVQGSARASKIHDVAGNLRTGIDMIYAKSAIAGVEDECNYVEKTEIETYYVCHGYPIAYVESLRRLLNIDETQLHVINKEVDSGSNAERVAAISFDTENYTYSPEGDFCQVLYQPEKEPQIVVLDGAC; encoded by the coding sequence ATGAACAGACAAAACGGCTTCACTCTCTTAGAGCTCATCATCTCTGTATTAATTCTAGCGATCGTTTCGGCTACAGCTATGGTCAAGTTCTTAGACGTTCAAGGAAGTGCTCGGGCGAGTAAAATACACGATGTCGCAGGTAACCTTCGCACTGGTATTGATATGATCTACGCGAAGTCAGCGATTGCTGGCGTTGAGGATGAGTGCAACTATGTTGAAAAGACAGAGATTGAAACCTATTACGTCTGCCATGGCTATCCCATCGCCTATGTTGAGTCGTTAAGAAGGCTGCTCAATATCGACGAAACACAACTTCATGTAATCAACAAAGAAGTAGACTCTGGCAGCAATGCAGAAAGAGTAGCCGCCATCTCTTTCGACACCGAAAACTACACCTATTCACCAGAAGGAGACTTTTGCCAGGTGCTTTATCAGCCAGAAAAAGAACCACAAATCGTAGTGCTTGATGGTGCATGTTAA